Genomic segment of Salvelinus sp. IW2-2015 linkage group LG17, ASM291031v2, whole genome shotgun sequence:
TCAAGATCAACTCTGACCTGAAGAGGCACATCCGCATCCACTCGGGTGAGAAGCCTTATAAGTGTGACTTCTGTGAGTACCGCTGTGCCATGAAGGGCAACCTGAAATCCCACGTCCAGATAAAACATGGCACTTCCAACTCTTTTCCCTGCCCTGACTGTGACTTCCAGTGCACCAATAAGACAGCCCTGCGGCAGCACTCGCGAGAGCACCAGCCCACTCAACCCATCCAGTGCTCCAAGTGCATCTACTCTTGCTCCAGCAAGGGGGCGCTCAAGGTCCATGAGCGGATCCACTCTGAAGAGCGACCCTTCAAATGTGACTTCTGCAGTTTCGCCACCAAGCAGCGCAGCAACCTGGTTATCCACAAGAAGAAGTGCCATGCGGACAAACCTGAGAAGGGTGCAGTTGTTGGTGGGAAAGGAGGCAAAGCCAGTGTCGGTAACGGAGAGGACCCTGCCAAGCCTGTGAGCTCCCGGTACCGGGCCAAGCTGGATGCGACGCGGGCCTTCCGCTGTGACCTGTGCGAGGCGTCATTTGTGAGGGAGGACTCTCTGCGCAGCCACAGGAAGCAGCACCGGGAATCAGGATCTGAGCAGACTCTTTCCTTGACGCTCCAGCCCATTACCTCCCAGCCCAGTAGTGTGACTGTGAGCCCTTTAGCCAGGCAGGACAGCCACACCACCCAGCTCCCCCTCCACCATGTCCCCCTAGCACCACTGGCCCCCTACAGCAGTGCCCAGCTTAAGATCATAGTATCCCACCCTTTGGGTCAGGAGGGCTCCTTCCATCCCCTGCAGGCTGGGGTGGGTGTGGACATTGGGCAGCACCAGCATCACACCAAGGGTTCTTCCGCCGTCCTCCTGAGCCCAGAGAGTCAGGACATCGTGGTCAACTCCATGATCCAGCAGGTCAACCTGAGCCTCACGCCCATGCAGCATATAGGAGGTCCAACAGAGGGCGCTGGTCTGGAGCCTGGGACGGTCCTGCTGACACACCTCTCCTCAGAGGACAGCAGTAACCCTCTGCACCAGGCCCTACTGCAGACAGTCATTACCTCCCAGATCTCTTCAGCAGCCCATAGCACACAGGCCTTCATCACCACCTGCTCAGACCTGGAGGGCTTTAACGCTCTTATCCAGGAGGGGGGCACCGAGGTTACTGTGGTGACGGAGGGAGGGAACCACAGTAACCTAGTCGCCACGGCCACCTCCATGTTCCCGCCCCCGGACATGATGTGTAGCGAAGGTGGCCCTTCGGAAGACTTGGCCAAGCAGGCACATGTAACAGTGGTGCACGGGGTTGGGGACAATAGCATTACCACCTGTGAGGAGGACAGTAGTCTCATTGTCCCTAGCATCAGTTTAGGCAGCCAGGGAGTGGTCATCCACAGCTTGCCTCTGGTGGTGACTGCCCAGAACCAGCCTGTTCTAGAACAACTCTCAGTCTCTACACAGAACCTCTATTCAGTGTCGGACACACACAACATGGACGGCCTCCAAGACTGACTAGACCACCATTACTGAAGGTCAACAGGTCAAATAGATATTTATAACAAACGGTTAGATGGCAGCTAATGTTCCGTTACAGAGTGATGACTCATGTCATGCTTAGATGAATTTAGTTGTTACTCATAAATTCAAGCTTGAATGAAGTATGTTTTGTACAACCTCGTCAAAATCTGATTATTTTAAATCTTTGACATGTTTCCCAATCATTAACTTTTCAATTCCGATGAACACGAAGGCCATGCATTGCTTAAAGTGTCATGAAACTAGGCATTTcagaaaaacaaattaaaacaatATCTGCTGTGTTTCTGTGCTACTGCcctattattttgaaatgataaTTGAAATGTATTGTACTTGGTGTTCTGCTTTACCAACCTGTCGTTGACCATGAAAGAGTATTAATACATTAAAGTWAAAAATTGATAACTTACATCAAAAAACCTAGACAGTTATAGACAGAAAATACCTTATATCTATGCTTTCCAGTTACCTATTATTTATGTCAATAGATGTTCCTAGTGTCCACAAGCTATTTGCTTAACGTTCTTAGTATCTTTATGGAATTGCAGCCTTTCATGGCTTTGGCAAAGAGTCATGGTAAACATGTACATTTCAATATTGCATTGATACAATGCTGTGTCGATTCACCTGATAAAGAATGATCTATGCCTCAATTTCCGAATGAGGTCTTCCTCCTGTATGTTATATTGCAGGTTTGATTCATCATTGAAAATATGTCTAGGTATTTATGTTCTCAAAGCACAAACTACTATCTACAATAGTCAATAGACATTTGATTGAATGCCTCTTCTGCTTGTTGTTTGCTATTATTCTCCTGGAGCCAGTTTGACATTCAGCCTTCAAGTCCTTAGTGTTAGCAGGGAAGTGAAGGCTGCGCTTGAAAAGGGCTGCGTCCCATACGGCACcgtattccccatgtagtgcactacttttgaccagggaccatagggctcaggtcaaaagtactgcaccctataggggacagggtgccatttgggacgttacCAAGGAGTCTCTCTGGCACAGTTGACCATTGATTTTTCTTTCAGCattaatggctttagaagctcaaCTGTGACCCCTCTGCTTTCTCTGGCTGTGGATGGGCACAATCTGAGCAAATCATTAGCTGGCTGATGCTCCAACTGCTCTTCCAACGAGGATGAGGAGATCTCAAGAGTCATGGAATATGTGGAATGTCACTTTGCGATTCTGTAGAATGGAAATAATTGTACCTTTTTGAAGGATCTAGAGATCTATAGAGGGTGGATGTAGTATCTGTGAAGTCCCAGTCTTTGMAGAACATTTTTATTGAGATCTATATGATTTCTCATGTAAACATACATGTTTTTACAGTTGTATGTATGCTTATTTTAACCATTCTATATTCAGACATCTCGTAATTTCAGTGAAGCCTGGGTGTCCGAGGCTACCAGACATTTGACAGACTCCAGCGCTCTGGTGTAATGTCCCTAGATTGCCTTTGGGGGTCAGTAAGTATCCAACATTAAAATCATCCTTCTGAACTATTGATCTGAACCAATGCCTCTTTTTTTCACATCTATAAACATTTTAGTGTCTATTTTCATCCCTGTAAATGTTTGATCTCATTAGGTATTATACAAAATGTAGTTTGTATTATGACTATATGAATGATAATCAGACAGCAACATTATAATGCACCCTAGTGTGTATCTTTTAAACTTTTTATAATGTGGGGTTAATTATCTAATTTAAGAGATTTTTTTACGTGGTGTTTTATTACTAGAGTCCATTGGTTGAAGCCATAATTGCTGAGGCCTTGTAAAATTCCATTATGCATTAGGGTGACTGGCTGCTATGTGGGAAAAGTGTTTTAAAACTAGAATTGTTCTCTTATGCATCTCTTTGATCTATTATCAGGCAGAGAGCAGAGACTTCCAGGGTTCCAATCCCAAGCACCCTTGAGGAGGGCCTGCTTCCCCCGAACACATTCTACATGCGACGTCATAGGAGGTGGGCTAAGTGCTCTCTCTCCCAGGTTTTTTATATATGTAAATCCCTGTGTAATTAATCAAAGTTTGACACAGCCATTTGATGAGTTACTTGAAATGGCTAATATAAAAAGCATCCACACATGCATTTATACATCCACAAACCTATTTACGGTGTGTGCGTGTAAGTAAAACCATGTCCATTCACAAATCTATACAATCTTACATTTCTGTTTTGAATAAAGGTGCGTTTTGTGGGGCTTTGTTAAAAAGATATAGCAGGAAGTGTAAATGGATCTCTTGATACTGTATGGCACTTCTGAGTTCCTTCCTTCCTGTGTTTGAGATGTCAGGCCTTTGAATGGGGTCATAAATGTCTCCAGGAAAAGCTATTTCCACTCACAGCTGCTTAAAGAAGTCGTATTTTGTGATGCATTCCTTCTGGACATGAACTAAGCCAGAGAAGG
This window contains:
- the zfp64 gene encoding uncharacterized protein zfp64 isoform X2, producing MTSFNGGGGNHVLVEVSPDIHICGFYSSTEFFEEAYQTCVMRGVKKILTKAPKTPSKKIKPALTSKRRSCCFSGCSFKTQYGQKDMERHLKTHTGEKPFECELCQKRFSRRDKLNMHLRSHTGEKPHKCKYCPYAAADSSSLKKHLRIHYDERPFKCQICPYASRNSSQLTVHLRSHTGDAPFQCTQCEAKFKINSDLKRHIRIHSGEKPYKCDFCEYRCAMKGNLKSHVQIKHGTSNSFPCPDCDFQCTNKTALRQHSREHQPTQPIQCSKCIYSCSSKGALKVHERIHSEERPFKCDFCSFATKQRSNLVIHKKKCHADKPEKGAVVGGKGGKASVGNGEDPAKPVSSRYRAKLDATRAFRCDLCEASFVREDSLRSHRKQHRESGSEQTLSLTLQPITSQPSSVTVSPLARQDSHTTQLPLHHVPLAPLAPYSSAQLKIIVSHPLGQEGSFHPLQAGVGVDIGQHQHHTKGSSAVLLSPESQDIVVNSMIQQVNLSLTPMQHIGGPTEGAGLEPGTVLLTHLSSEDSSNPLHQALLQTVITSQISSAAHSTQAFITTCSDLEGFNALIQEGGTEVTVVTEGGNHSNLVATATSMFPPPDMMCSEGGPSEDLAKQAHVTVVHGVGDNSITTCEEDSSLIVPSISLGSQGVVIHSLPLVVTAQNQPVLEQLSVSTQNLYSVSDTHNMDGLQD
- the zfp64 gene encoding zinc finger protein 64 isoform X1, whose product is MTSFNGGGGNHVLVEVSPDIHICGFCKQQYNNFEVFLAHKQNGCHIPSSNISTSNSAPTLTDSSTEFFEEAYQTCVMRGVKKILTKAPKTPSKKIKPALTSKRRSCCFSGCSFKTQYGQKDMERHLKTHTGEKPFECELCQKRFSRRDKLNMHLRSHTGEKPHKCKYCPYAAADSSSLKKHLRIHYDERPFKCQICPYASRNSSQLTVHLRSHTGDAPFQCTQCEAKFKINSDLKRHIRIHSGEKPYKCDFCEYRCAMKGNLKSHVQIKHGTSNSFPCPDCDFQCTNKTALRQHSREHQPTQPIQCSKCIYSCSSKGALKVHERIHSEERPFKCDFCSFATKQRSNLVIHKKKCHADKPEKGAVVGGKGGKASVGNGEDPAKPVSSRYRAKLDATRAFRCDLCEASFVREDSLRSHRKQHRESGSEQTLSLTLQPITSQPSSVTVSPLARQDSHTTQLPLHHVPLAPLAPYSSAQLKIIVSHPLGQEGSFHPLQAGVGVDIGQHQHHTKGSSAVLLSPESQDIVVNSMIQQVNLSLTPMQHIGGPTEGAGLEPGTVLLTHLSSEDSSNPLHQALLQTVITSQISSAAHSTQAFITTCSDLEGFNALIQEGGTEVTVVTEGGNHSNLVATATSMFPPPDMMCSEGGPSEDLAKQAHVTVVHGVGDNSITTCEEDSSLIVPSISLGSQGVVIHSLPLVVTAQNQPVLEQLSVSTQNLYSVSDTHNMDGLQD